The Ornithodoros turicata isolate Travis chromosome 9, ASM3712646v1, whole genome shotgun sequence genome includes a region encoding these proteins:
- the LOC135368340 gene encoding sec1 family domain-containing protein 2-like, with protein MHESSIALDKIAAQLWTAEVIPRVKGAVVYMDNHMAEAVHWNRGVTWILESGAVAVRELSYFECGLDKSEEKAVFLVGVPLVGSCWSQISAVVRASCFTSCTVITSCPASAHHSALYGATPHPQQELRNSFLHLEEQLLDWMGNMNFSVKVIYIPLALISVAPSFFLMPQFRDVFPMLPVFQDTNEKLVQELGALPRPLHTDIQSLVGNLYSLLESLNVKADIFSLGPTSHLIGEELERYARNSKNGRGLTLILVDRTMDMAGALTSACDSVMDRVVRVLPPLASGHSVDVQVDMSPLCTTRSLSTAERGAPSCVASGCLAHNDSTVAMHLLVTAKQKECLMELNRLLVEWGSRNGVRLDVGGRLTPQQLQKRVTQFRGTSRNVLQGGLLQQVLGVAQALSHSDAAKLQDQYGAEKLLLQNAVANGGSPVVQLLQSRGSMGLSLEDVIVLLTLLYSLLGEKALGNDVSLLKAEIVQAIYQAAEKNELPYFLQDLLGEDVHEGNAVLTAVEHMFEVLEGLGSTADTAKHRLLLDCSNPGTQPAVYKPLVQQLLHEILQDDPALPLEHHAGGLTDRIKAGFGFFRVAAKPHPRDNPVVILFVVGGVTASEAKLVSDLVASNKINKQVIVGGTALAKPREQLQLLFQRRFL; from the exons ATGCATGAGAGTAGCATTGCTCTGGACAAAATTGCAGCACAGCTGTGGACAGCTGAAGTAATCCCACGAGTGAAAGGTGCCGTAGTGTACATGGACAATCACATGGCAGAAGCCGTGCACTGGAACAGAGGTGTTACGTGGATCCTGGAAAGCGGTGCGGTGGCTGTTAGAGAGCTGTCATATTTCGAG TGCGGCCTCGACAAGTCAGAAGAAAAAGCAGTTTTCCTTGTAGGGGTTCCCTTAGTAGGGTCGTGTTGGTCACAAATATCTGCCGTAGTGCGCGCCAGCTGCTTCACCAGTTGTaccgtcatcacatcctgtcctGCATCAGCACACCATTCGGCCCTGTATGGTGCAACACCTCATCCCCAGCAAGAGCTCAGAAATTCCTTCCTCCACCTCGAGGAACAGCTTTTGGACTGGATGGGCAACATG AACTTTTCAGTGAAGGTCATCTACATTCCTCTGGCTTTGATAAGCGTGGCTCCGAGCTTCTTCCTCATGCCTCAGTTCCGAGATGTATTCCCCATGCTTCCAGTGTTT CAAGACACTAACGAGAAGCTTGTTCAGGAACTAGGAGCTCTACCCAGGCCTCTTCATACAGACATTCAG TCCTTAGTGGGAAACCTGTACAGCCTGTTGGAGTCGCTGAATGTAAAGGCCGACATCTTCTCACTGGGACCCACGTCGCACCTCATTGGAGAGGAGCTGGAACGTTATGCCAGGAATTCGAAAAAT GGCAGGGGTCTGACACTAATACTTGTAGACCGCACAATGGACATGGCAGGAGCGCTCACGTCGGCTTGCGATTCTGTGATGGACCGGGTAGTCCGTGTACTTCCCCCTCTTGCCAGTGGTCACTCAGTCGATGTCCAGGTGGACATGTCTCCCCTATGCACCACCAG ATCATTGTCAACTGCAGAAAGGGGAGCCCCAAGCTGTGTGGCATCGGGTTGTCTTGCACACAATGATTCCACGGTTGCCATGCATCTCCTGGTCACTGCGAAGCAAAAG GAATGCCTGATGGAACTCAATCGGTTGCTAGTAGAATGGGGAAGTCGGAATGGGGTACGGTTGGATGTTGGAGGACGTCTCACCCCACAGCAGCTTCAGAAGCGTGTGACTCAATTCAG AGGTACGTCCAGAAATGTATTACAAGGAGGCCTCTTACAGCAAGTGCTCGGGGTAGCTCAGGCGCTCTCCCACAGTGATGCAGCCAAGTTACAGGATCAATATGGTGCAGAGAAACTCCTGCTTCAAAATGCTGTGGCCAATGGTGGATCCCCAGTGGTACAGCTGTTACAGAGCAGGGGATCCAT GGGGCTCTCATTGGAGGACGTCATTGTTCTTCTTACACTGCTGTACTCGCTACTTGGCGAAAAGGCACTCGGCAACGATGTGTCTCTGCTCAAG GCTGAAATAGTGCAAGCAATCTACCAGGCAGCTGAAAAGAATGAGCTTCCTTACTTCCTGCAAGACCTGT TGGGAGAAGATGTCCATGAGGGAAATGCAGTCCTGACAGCCGTGGAACACATGTTCGAGGTACTTGAAGGCTTGGGTTCTACTGCCGACACAGCTAAGCACAG GTTACTTCTAGACTGCTCTAATCCAGGCACTCAGCCAGCTGTGTACAAGCCCCTGGTACAGCAGCTTCTACATGAAATATTACAAGATGACCCAGCCCTCCCATTAGAACACCATGCTGGAGGCCTTACTGACAGGATAAAGGCTGGATTTGG ATTCTTCCGAGTGGCAGCGAAGCCACATCCCAGGGACAACCCCGTAGTCATTCTCTTCGTAGTTGGAGGCGTGACAGCGTCGGAGGCTAAACTTGTGTCAGATCTTGTTGCGTCAAATAAAATTAACAAACAG GTGATAGTTGGTGGTACAGCTCTGGCGAAACCTCGAGAACAGTTGCAACTTCTGTTCCAAAGAAGGTTTTTGTGA
- the LOC135368346 gene encoding protein obstructor-E-like has protein sequence MLCVLALVVCLVGLGSAQRAADYECPEQFGFYPHHKSCDKYYACSNGTASLKTCGNGLVFDDVDPLRENCAYPFSVTCGDRTDLEPPISTPNCPRLYGIFPDTHNCRVFFSCWNGESSRYECPPGLAYDNDQRVCVWADLVDRCDQREVAEGFVCPDPADVDQPGVFTRHAHPTDCRKFYVCIEGQARPYGCSLGTVFNVDSLQCDDPENVQGCENYYGDLDVKNLKKAQSPKKPSGRQSSHADDN, from the exons ATGCTCTGCGTGCTCGCTCTCGTCGTCTGTCTCGTCGGACTCG GTTCCGCTCAACGGGCCGCAGACTATGAATGCCCCGAGCAGTTCGGCTTCTATCCCCACCACAAGAGCTGTGACAAGTACTACGCTTGCAGTAATGGTACCGCTAGTCTGAAGACCTGCGGCAATGGTCTCGTCTTCGACGACGTCGACCCACTGCGGGAGAACTGCGCTTACCCATTCTCCGTGACCTGCGGCGACAGGACCGACCTCG AGCCTCCGATCAGCACTCCCaactgtccacgcctgtacggcATCTTCCCCGACACCCACAACTGCCGCGTGTTCTTCTCTTGCTGGAACGGTGAGAGTTCTCGGTACGAGTGTCCCCCTGGCCTCGCCTACGACAACGACCAACGCGTCTGTGTCTGGGCTGACCTTGTCGACCGTTGCGACCAACGCG AGGTTGCCGAGGGATTCGTCTGCCCTGACCCTGCCGATGTTGATCAGCCAGGTGTCTTCACGCGTCACGCCCATCCAACTGACTGCCGTAAATTCTACGTGTGCATTGAAGGTCAGGCCAGGCCTTATGGCTGCAGCTTGGGCACTGTCTTCAACGTGGACTCTCTGCAGTGCGATGACCCAGAGAATGTTCAGGGATG CGAAAACTACTATGGAGACCTAGACGTGAAGAACCTTAAGAAGGCCCAGAGTCCGAAGAAGCCATCGGGACGTCAATCGAGTCATGCTGACGACAACTAG